Proteins co-encoded in one Gopherus evgoodei ecotype Sinaloan lineage chromosome 4, rGopEvg1_v1.p, whole genome shotgun sequence genomic window:
- the LOC115651611 gene encoding LOW QUALITY PROTEIN: gastricsin-like (The sequence of the model RefSeq protein was modified relative to this genomic sequence to represent the inferred CDS: deleted 1 base in 1 codon; substituted 1 base at 1 genomic stop codon): MKWLILALVCLQLSEGLVRLTLKKGKTIREVMKEKGVLVEYLKHHKTDPASKYRFNEYNVAFEPMMYMNASYYGEISIGTPSQNFLVLFDTSSSNLXVPSVYCQSQACSNHARFNPSQSSTFSSNGQTFSLQYSSGSFTGFFGYDIMTLQNIAVANQEFGLSEKEPGTNFIYAQFDDILGMAYSSLVVGGATTALQGMLQENLLSQPIFSFYLSSQSTSQYGGEVIFEGVDSSLYSRQIYWAPVTQELYWQIGIDEFTIGGQATGWCSQGCQAIVDKGTSLLTIPQQLMNSFLQDVGAQENKYGEYVVDCSSVQSLPTISFTINGVSFPLPPSAYILNNNGYYSIGVEPMYLPSENGQPLLILGDVFLRQYYSVCDMGNNRIGFAAVV, from the exons ATGAAGTGGCTCATCCTGGCCCTGGTTTGCCTCCAGCTCTCAGAGGGGCTGGTGAG ACTGACCCTCAAGAAAGGCAAGACTATCCGAGAGGTAATGAAGGAGAAGGGAGTGCTGGTGGAATATCTGAAGCACCACAAAACTGATCCAGCCAGCAAGTACCGTTTCAATGAGTACAATGTTGCTTTTGAACCAATGATGTATATGAAT GCATCCTACTATGGGGAGATCAGTATTGGAACC CCTTCCCAGAACTTCCTGGTCCTCTTCGACACCAGCTCATCCAACCTGTGAGTGCCATCTGTGTACTGCCAGAGCCAGGCCTGCA GCAACCATGCAAGATTCAACCCCAGCCAGTCCTCCACCTTCTCATCCAATGGGCAGACCTTCTCCTTGCAGTATAGCAGTGGCAGTTTCACCGGGTTTTTTGGCTATGACATCATGACA CTCCAGAACATCGCTGTCGCCAACCAGGAGTTCGGTCTGAGTGAAAAGGAGCCTGGCACCAACTTCATTTATGCTCAGTTTGACGACATTCTGGGTATGGCTTACTCTAGCCTGGTGGTAGGAGGTGCTACCACTGCTTTGCAAGGGATGCTGCAGGAAAACCTGCTTTCTCAGCCAATCTTCAGTTTCTATCTGAGCAG CCAGTCAACCTCTCAGTATGGTGGGGAGGTCATTTTTGAAGGAGTAGACAGCAGCCTTTATTCCAGGCAGATCTACTGGGCTCCCGTCACTCAAGAGCTATACTGGCAGATCGGCATTGATGA GTTCACCATCGGTGGACAGGCAACAGGCTGGTGCAGCCAGGGCTGCCAGGCCATCGTGGACAAAGGGACCTCCCTCCTCACCATCCCACAGCAGCTCATGAACAGTTTCCTGCAGGATGTAGGTGCTCAAGAGAATAAGTACGGCGAG TATGTGGTTGACTGCAGCAGTGTCCAGAGCTTGCCCACCATTTCCTTTACCATCAATGGAGTTTCATTTCCTCTGCCTCCCTCAGCCTACATCCTCAAC AACAATGGTTACTACTCCATTGGGGTTGAGCCCATGTACCTGCCTTCCGAGAACGGGCAGCCCCTCTTGATCCTGGGAGACGTCTTCCTCAGGCAGTACTACTCCGTCTGTGACATGGGCAACAACAGAATTGGTTTTGCTGCCGTTGTCTAG